In Gimesia panareensis, the genomic window CTGAAAAACAGGGCGTCTCCCGGTTGCATGGGGACCGGTTCCCAGTCGAGCGTGAGCGCGAACTCCGGTTCGATGCAGCCGTGTTCATCCAGGTGCAGGAGTCCCTGCTGATGCAGTCCGGGGGCGAAGAACAGGCAGCCGTTTTCCGGTGTGGCGGCATCGATGGCGATCGAGCAGGTGATGTGATTGTGAATGAATTCGTAGGCGGGGGCATCCTGGTGTGGGGCATACCCGCCGCCGCCCGGGTACTTGTAGTTGATCTTTTCTTTGTAGAGAACCGCTGGTTCACCGATCAGGGTGCCGGCGTATTCCGGGATCTTGCCTGTGGTGAGCAGGGTACGGATACCTTCATGAAAGTCCAGCAGATACTCGGTGCGGGCCAGTCTGACGCCGGCGGGCGTCTGTTCAAAGTGGTGCATCCACTGCTCATCGCTGTCCGGCCATTCGCTGATTTCCTCGACCCACTCCTGCAGACTCTCAGTTTCGGCGGGTGTGAGAAAGCCGGGGAGTTTCAGATAGCCGGTTCGATTCCATTGGTCCCGTTGTGCCTGGGTCATATTGAATTTCATGAAACGATGCCTGTGTCAGGATTCAGTCGATTATGGGTTTCGAGGTTGAGTTGCTGTGGCTGCCCGGTCTGGGGGACCGCCTGTCGCAGGTAGAAGTAGCGAATCACAAACAGCGTACCTGCGATGGAGAGGGGCGTAGCCACTGATTTGTGCAAAGAACAGAATGACTTTACAAACCAGTCCCCGGCAGATGAGGTCTTCTGGCCGGGCGGGGCAGTCAGACTGGAATGCGTCAGATTCAGGATCCTACATCAGAAACGTGAAGGGCTGATGACGGACATGTGAATAGCGGATGAAGCGTGGCCGAGGACGGCCTGCCACGCCTGTCTGAAGGTGTTCGAGAACAGCAAGTCTAATCGATGGTCGTAAGTCGCTCGATTGACTGCTGATATCAGGTATCGCTGAGCGTGCTGGCGACGTCGGTGCGGTAGGCGGTCATCGCGGGGATGAAGCCGACCAGCGACGCGAGGACGACCAGGACGGGGAGCAGGATCAGTTCGACCGAGCTGAAGGCAAACGGGTTGATCAACAGTCCGCTGCGGGCTTCGATAATCGGAGCGGCGGCGAAGACGAGTCCGTGACCGAGGAGGATGCCCAGGATGCCTCCGCCCAGGCAGAGCAGTACTGATTCACTGAGAATGATGGTGAAGACCGTCGTACGTCCCGCCCCCAGGGCACGCATGATGGCGATCTCGCGTTTGCGGTCGGACATCGAGTTGTAAATACTGACGAAGATACTCACACCGGAGACGATGATGATCAGGCCGGTCAGGATGATGAGCATCGTGCGTACGTTCCCGACGATGTTGGTCATCAGCCAGCTGATCTGCTGAATCGGATTGACGGCCTGGGCCTTATTGCCTTCCTTCAGTTCGGACTGGAACTTGATCGTCGAGAAACCGCGCAGGCGATCCCCTTTCATCTGCACGAGGATCGCGGTGACTTCTTTCTGTGCATCGGGGACTTCGTGACCGTGGTCGTGTCCATGATCATGGCCGCTGTGATCGTGATGATCGTGGCCTTCGTGCTCTTTGAGGATCTGCTTAAGCTTTGCTTCGTCGATTTTTTCACCGAAGAAAGCAGCTTCACGGCGGAGGGCTTCTTCCAGCGGTTTTTCGTGACCGGAGACCTGATAAAAACCCCGCAGGTTCACGAAGACGGTGCGATCGTTGGGAGTGCCCGTTGGTGCGAGGATGCCGACGATTTTGAATTTTTCATCGTGGACGTGGCCGCTCTCTGCGGAACCGTGGATCAGTTGAAATTCGTCGCCCATCTTCCAGTTGTTCTGCCGGGCGACGGCTGAGCCGATGACGGCGTCCCAGGTCCCGGGGAGGAATTTCCCATCCTTGTTGATGCGAAAGTGCCGACCGGGAATGTATTCCAGGGCGAAGTAGCGGGGAATGGTTCCCACAATCGGAAAGCCGCCTTCCTCGGTGACGTCGCCGATGGCGAAGGGGATGGCTTCTTCGATGCGGGGATCTTTTTTCAGTTCTTCGTAATACCGGTAGGGGAGATTCTCAATCGGGGCACCGACACGGAAGACCGTATTCAACACGAGCTGCAGCGCACTCCCTTTGGGGCCGACGATCAGGTCGTAGCCGCTGGCGGTCTGGTTGAACATTTTGTCGATCACCCCGTTGATGACCAGAACAGAGATCATCAGTGTCACGCCCAGTGCCACGCTGAGTGCCGTCAGGGCAGAGGCGAGGCGACGTTGTTTGATACTTTTCCAGGCGATAGTCAGTGTATTCATAATGAGAATTTACTTTGTTGTCGGTTCGCGAAGAAGAAAATAAGAAACGGAAACTATCAAGGCGGATTAAACCTGAGCGTGTACTTTATTGAAATCGGTCAAAGTTTCGACCCGTTCAAACTGGCTGGCGACTTCGCGTGAGTGCGTGACCATCAGCATGGAGATCTGGTGCTGGGTGCAGGCGTCGCGGAGGAGTTTGAGAATGGTTTCCTGGTTAGCGACATCGACGTTTGCCGTCGGTTCGTCGGCCAGCAGCAGACGGGGCTGATTGGCCAGTGCGCGGGCCACGGCGACGCGCTGCTGTTCTCCGACGGACATCTGTTTGGGACGGTGATTGAGTCGATGTTCCAGGCCGACGAGTGCCAGCAGCTCTTTCGCCCGTTCGCGGCTCGCTTTTTTCCGTGAGAAGCTCATGCCCAGCAGCACGTTCTCCAGGGCCGAGAAGGCGGGGAGCAGATTGAAGGTCTGGAAGACGAAGCCGATGCGTTCAGCACGAAAGCGGTCGCGGACGACTTCGGGCATGGAGACGATTTCGGTACCCGCGATCGTGACTTTGCCGCTGTCGGCAGCGGTGATGCCGGATATGACATTGAGCAGGGTTGATTTTCCCGAGCCACTCTCGCCGATGAGGACGACCTGCTCCTTTTCCTTGAGTTCAAACCGTTCAATATCCAGAATGGGGAGCGTCGAGCCATCCGGTTCGCGGTAACTCTTTTTGACATTTTCCAATAACAGGGACATGCTGACCTCGTCTGGTGGGGCTCTGGCAACGCCAGAGCCCGGGGCTCCGACGCGGTGCCGTTTCAACTGTTTTTGCAAATGTTATGCAATTAGCGGGATGTTGCCTAGGGTTGTTCTATCAATTCTTGCTGATTCCTGTGGAACGCGGGTCTCAGGGAAGCGTATCTTAAACAATTATTAATATATGACTTACGTCGCGGCAGAGGCAACCCGGTTTTCCCAGAATCGCCGTAGGCTTAATCGAGACGATTTGCTATAGTCCCGACTCTCTGATTTTAACCGAAGCGTATCCGTATTGTGAATCAAGGATGATGACAAGATGCGAAGCCGTAGCCGGGGTCGATGGATTACTCCTTTTCGTTTCATCATGGTAACCGGACTGGGAATTCTGGTCACGGTGGGCTGGAAATTCAATCTGCTGCCGTTTCAGGTAAGCAGTGCACCGACGGGCGCCCTGCACGAACAGGACACTTCGTCTGCAAAGACCACACCGCAAGAGGCTGAGTATAAAGAACCGGTGCTGGAAGAAGCCACGATTCTCGCGCAGTCGGAACCTCCCGCAGAAGAACTGACCGAGGGGGACGACAACCAGCGCAGGTTCCGGAAACACGATATTGAAATGCCCAAGGTTTACACGCGTACGATCACCGGATCGGTTGTCGAGGCGGATACGGAGGTCGATCCCCTGTTCACGGAAACCGAACCTCCCGCGCAGTTCAAAGGGGCCGCGCGGCCGATGCAGCGTTTACCGCAGCCGACAGAGCAGGTGCCTGATCCCGGTGCACCGGCAAAGTTGAATCCGCCGGAAGGGATCAAGCGGGCGAGCAATCCAGTGATCAAGACCGCGAAGCATGCCAGCTTTAAAGAAGAAATCGGAGCGGAGGAAGCGAAAAAAGCGTTGCCGGACCTGATCGCGATCGACGAACTGATTCAGCAGCGGAAGATCATCGAAGCGCACAAGCGGCTTTCCAAGATTTACTGGGAGCAGCCGAACATGTATCCGGTGATCAAATCACGCATTGCAGAGACCGCGCGGATGATTTACTTCGCGCCGCAACCGCATTTCATGAAGCCTTATGAAATTGAACCCGGCGATCAACTGCGCAAAGTCGCGCAGAAGTATGAGATCACCTGGGAATACCTGGCGAAACTGAACCAGATCGATCCGAAACGCATTCGTCCCGGTCAGAAGCTGAAAGTGATCAAAGGTCCCTTTCATGTGTTTGTCGACTTAAGCGACTTCACACTCACGGTGCATTCACACGGCTATTTCGTGAAACGCTACAGTATCGGCACCGGGAAGGATCATTCCACCCCGACCGGAAAGTTTGTCGTGAAAGACAAGCTGGTCGACCCGACTTACTATGGACCGGATGGTGTGATTGCCAACGATGATCCGACGAATCCCCTGGGCGAACGCTGGATTGATATTGGCGACAGTTACGGGATTCACGGCACGATTGATCCTTCGTCGATCGGTAAAGCCGAGTCCAAAGGCTGTGTACGGATGCAGAATGATGATGTCGCCGAGGTCTACGATCTGCTGGGGGTAGGCTCGGAAGTCGTGATTCGCCCCTGATTTCCCATAGATTCGCAGCAGCTGGGAATTCTTTACCTGCAGTCCGTTTGAATGTTGAATTCGACCCTGTAGAATACGTGTGTTTGAGCCGGCCCGCGGTGTTTTAATTAAACATTGTTTATGTAAACAGACCGCGACGGCTTCTGATCTGAGC contains:
- a CDS encoding methylphosphonate hydroxylase; its protein translation is MKFNMTQAQRDQWNRTGYLKLPGFLTPAETESLQEWVEEISEWPDSDEQWMHHFEQTPAGVRLARTEYLLDFHEGIRTLLTTGKIPEYAGTLIGEPAVLYKEKINYKYPGGGGYAPHQDAPAYEFIHNHITCSIAIDAATPENGCLFFAPGLHQQGLLHLDEHGCIEPEFALTLDWEPVPMQPGDALFFSSYAPHKSPPNKTDQPRRTLYLTYNALAEGDRREEYYADKRRSFAEIGQTSAEKLKISKIGHFNGRPAERS
- a CDS encoding ABC transporter permease, with amino-acid sequence MNTLTIAWKSIKQRRLASALTALSVALGVTLMISVLVINGVIDKMFNQTASGYDLIVGPKGSALQLVLNTVFRVGAPIENLPYRYYEELKKDPRIEEAIPFAIGDVTEEGGFPIVGTIPRYFALEYIPGRHFRINKDGKFLPGTWDAVIGSAVARQNNWKMGDEFQLIHGSAESGHVHDEKFKIVGILAPTGTPNDRTVFVNLRGFYQVSGHEKPLEEALRREAAFFGEKIDEAKLKQILKEHEGHDHHDHSGHDHGHDHGHEVPDAQKEVTAILVQMKGDRLRGFSTIKFQSELKEGNKAQAVNPIQQISWLMTNIVGNVRTMLIILTGLIIIVSGVSIFVSIYNSMSDRKREIAIMRALGAGRTTVFTIILSESVLLCLGGGILGILLGHGLVFAAAPIIEARSGLLINPFAFSSVELILLPVLVVLASLVGFIPAMTAYRTDVASTLSDT
- a CDS encoding ABC transporter ATP-binding protein, with product MSLLLENVKKSYREPDGSTLPILDIERFELKEKEQVVLIGESGSGKSTLLNVISGITAADSGKVTIAGTEIVSMPEVVRDRFRAERIGFVFQTFNLLPAFSALENVLLGMSFSRKKASRERAKELLALVGLEHRLNHRPKQMSVGEQQRVAVARALANQPRLLLADEPTANVDVANQETILKLLRDACTQHQISMLMVTHSREVASQFERVETLTDFNKVHAQV
- a CDS encoding L,D-transpeptidase family protein gives rise to the protein MRSRSRGRWITPFRFIMVTGLGILVTVGWKFNLLPFQVSSAPTGALHEQDTSSAKTTPQEAEYKEPVLEEATILAQSEPPAEELTEGDDNQRRFRKHDIEMPKVYTRTITGSVVEADTEVDPLFTETEPPAQFKGAARPMQRLPQPTEQVPDPGAPAKLNPPEGIKRASNPVIKTAKHASFKEEIGAEEAKKALPDLIAIDELIQQRKIIEAHKRLSKIYWEQPNMYPVIKSRIAETARMIYFAPQPHFMKPYEIEPGDQLRKVAQKYEITWEYLAKLNQIDPKRIRPGQKLKVIKGPFHVFVDLSDFTLTVHSHGYFVKRYSIGTGKDHSTPTGKFVVKDKLVDPTYYGPDGVIANDDPTNPLGERWIDIGDSYGIHGTIDPSSIGKAESKGCVRMQNDDVAEVYDLLGVGSEVVIRP